A single genomic interval of Halorubrum aethiopicum harbors:
- the hemL gene encoding glutamate-1-semialdehyde 2,1-aminomutase: MNHERSRELYDRALSVSPGGVNSSVRATMPHPFFVERGDGGHVIDADGNRYVDWVMGYGPLLYGHDLPEPVEAAIQSHVAAGPMYGAPTEIEVEHAEFVARHVPSVESIRFVNSGTEATVSAVRLARGHTGRDKVVVMQGGYHGAQESTLVEGGPENPRPSTAGIPESFAEHTLPIPFNDPEAATEVFAEHGDDIAAVLVEPILANMGIVMPVDGYHETLRDLCDDHGSLLIFDEVITGFRVGGLGCAQSKFGVTPDVTTFGKIIGGGFPVGAIGGRAEVIEEFTPSGDVFQSGTFSGHPVTMAAGKATLEYAAENDVYEHVNRLGRKLREGIAEICAERAPEYTVVGTDSMFKTVFTREAPDDPDACCAGGCLQDLDCDRYDACPKTGADVADAATDRWERVFWQEMKDRGVFLTANQFECQFTSYAHTEEDVETTLEAYREAI, translated from the coding sequence ATGAACCACGAACGCTCCCGTGAACTGTACGACCGCGCGCTGTCGGTTTCGCCGGGCGGCGTCAACTCCTCGGTCCGGGCGACGATGCCGCACCCGTTCTTCGTCGAGCGCGGCGACGGCGGGCACGTGATCGACGCCGACGGAAACCGGTACGTCGACTGGGTGATGGGGTACGGCCCACTGCTGTACGGCCACGACCTGCCCGAGCCGGTCGAGGCGGCGATCCAGTCGCACGTCGCCGCCGGGCCGATGTACGGCGCGCCGACGGAGATCGAAGTCGAGCACGCGGAGTTCGTGGCGCGACACGTCCCGAGCGTCGAGTCGATCCGGTTCGTCAACTCGGGGACGGAGGCGACGGTGTCGGCGGTGCGGCTGGCGCGCGGCCACACCGGCCGCGACAAGGTCGTCGTGATGCAGGGCGGCTACCACGGCGCACAGGAGTCGACGCTCGTCGAGGGCGGTCCCGAGAACCCGCGTCCCTCGACGGCGGGGATCCCCGAGTCGTTCGCCGAACACACCCTCCCGATCCCCTTTAACGATCCCGAGGCCGCGACGGAGGTGTTCGCCGAACACGGCGACGACATCGCCGCGGTCCTCGTCGAGCCGATCCTCGCCAACATGGGGATCGTGATGCCCGTCGACGGCTACCACGAGACGCTGCGGGACCTCTGTGACGACCACGGGTCGCTTCTGATCTTCGACGAGGTGATCACGGGGTTCCGGGTGGGCGGGCTCGGCTGCGCGCAGTCGAAGTTCGGCGTCACCCCGGACGTGACGACGTTCGGAAAGATAATCGGCGGCGGGTTCCCGGTCGGCGCGATCGGCGGGCGAGCGGAGGTGATCGAGGAGTTCACCCCGTCCGGCGACGTCTTCCAGTCCGGCACGTTCTCGGGGCACCCGGTCACGATGGCCGCGGGGAAGGCCACGCTGGAGTACGCCGCCGAGAACGACGTGTACGAGCACGTGAACCGGCTCGGCCGGAAGCTCCGGGAGGGGATCGCGGAGATCTGCGCCGAGCGCGCCCCCGAGTACACCGTCGTCGGCACCGACTCGATGTTCAAGACGGTCTTCACCCGCGAGGCTCCCGACGACCCCGACGCCTGCTGTGCGGGCGGCTGCCTCCAGGACCTCGACTGCGACCGCTACGACGCCTGTCCGAAGACCGGCGCGGACGTGGCGGACGCCGCCACCGACCGCTGGGAGCGGGTGTTCTGGCAGGAGATGAAGGACCGCGGCGTCTTCCTCACCGCCAACCAGTTCGAGTGCCAGTTCACCTCCTACGCGCACACCGAGGAGGACGTCGAGACGACGCTCGAGGCGTACCGCGAGGCTATCTGA
- a CDS encoding argininosuccinate synthase: MTSVALAFSGGLDTTVCVPILKEEYGYDEVIGVNVDVGQPTDEFDEAEETAEALGLDLHVVDAKAEFADLCFDAVKANATYQGYPLGTALARPVIAESILEVAEEQGCDAIAHGCTGKGNDQLRFEAVWRGSDLEVIAPVRELGLTREWEIEYAAEKDLPVEAGDGGVWSIDENIWSRAVEGGKLENPNYEPPEDIYEWTAEPEGETTIEVTFEEGVPVAVDGEEMDPVSLIQYLNEYAGEFGIGRTDVMEDRMLGLKVRENYEHPAATVLLTAHQALEDLVLTKNERSFKKGIEHEWSEKAYQGLVFAPVVDALNAFIDETQDVVTGTATVKVSGGNCRVVARDSEYAVYSEEMASFNTEDVAGIAQEDATGVAKYHGLQERLANDVSAGVKKPELATDGSGETDE, encoded by the coding sequence ATGACAAGCGTTGCACTCGCGTTCAGTGGCGGACTCGACACCACGGTTTGCGTTCCGATCCTGAAAGAGGAGTACGGCTACGACGAGGTCATCGGCGTCAACGTCGACGTCGGCCAGCCGACCGACGAGTTCGACGAGGCGGAGGAGACCGCCGAGGCGCTGGGGCTCGACCTCCACGTCGTCGACGCGAAGGCGGAGTTCGCGGACCTCTGTTTCGACGCGGTGAAGGCGAACGCCACCTACCAGGGCTACCCGCTCGGGACCGCGCTGGCGCGTCCCGTCATCGCCGAGTCGATCCTCGAGGTCGCCGAGGAGCAGGGCTGTGACGCCATCGCCCACGGCTGTACGGGCAAGGGCAACGACCAGCTCCGCTTCGAGGCCGTCTGGCGCGGCTCCGACCTCGAGGTGATCGCGCCGGTCCGCGAGCTCGGGCTCACCCGCGAGTGGGAGATCGAGTACGCCGCGGAGAAGGACCTGCCCGTCGAGGCGGGCGACGGCGGCGTCTGGTCCATCGACGAGAACATCTGGTCGCGCGCGGTCGAGGGCGGGAAACTCGAGAACCCGAACTACGAGCCGCCGGAGGACATCTACGAGTGGACCGCCGAGCCCGAGGGCGAGACGACCATCGAGGTGACCTTCGAGGAGGGCGTCCCCGTCGCCGTCGACGGCGAGGAGATGGACCCCGTCTCGCTGATCCAGTACCTCAACGAGTACGCGGGCGAGTTCGGCATCGGCCGCACCGACGTGATGGAGGACCGCATGCTCGGGCTGAAGGTGCGCGAGAACTACGAGCACCCGGCCGCGACCGTCCTGCTCACGGCTCACCAGGCCCTCGAGGACCTCGTCTTGACCAAGAACGAGCGCTCGTTCAAGAAGGGGATCGAACACGAGTGGTCCGAGAAGGCCTACCAGGGCCTCGTCTTCGCGCCCGTCGTCGACGCGCTGAACGCCTTCATCGACGAGACCCAGGACGTGGTGACCGGCACGGCGACCGTGAAGGTCTCCGGCGGCAACTGCCGCGTCGTCGCCCGCGACTCCGAGTACGCGGTGTACTCCGAGGAGATGGCCTCGTTCAACACCGAGGACGTCGCCGGCATCGCCCAGGAGGACGCCACGGGCGTCGCGAAGTACCACGGGCTCCAGGAGCGCCTCGCCAACGACGTGAGCGCGGGCGTGAAAAAGCCCGAACTCGCCACGGACGGCTCCGGCGAGACGGACGAGTAG
- the argH gene encoding argininosuccinate lyase — protein MTDDDPGTTADDAETAGDSAESGTAVRGDRFSGGPARAFLSSLAADDAIFAADLAVDRAHVVMLAEQGIVDDAVAGEILAALDDVETAGHGALPDGEDVHEAIETAVIDRIGPDGGRMHTARSRNDEVATCIRYRLREDLLAAAEATLTLREALLEVAEAHAETVMPGYTHLQPAQPTTVGHYLLSYEGGIARDTERLLGAYDRTNRSPLGGAAFAGTPFDVDRERTAALLGFDGLVRNSMDAASARDFLAEAATACATLSTTLSGLAEDLILFSNKGFLELSDDYSSTSSIMPQKKNPDTLELTRGVAGDAIGEATGTLSLLKGLPRAYNRDLQRAHASVFAVADDVREAAEVAAGAVATADWAEETLASAAGDGFSTATGVADLLAMGGMPFRTAHEIVAAAAEGIDDADDPATAAAKVDEAARGITGEPLSAYVSREDVEAALDPTESVASRDSAGGPAPDAVADALAASGIELDDDAEELATRRDALADAADRLETEVATYV, from the coding sequence ATGACCGACGACGATCCCGGCACGACGGCGGACGACGCCGAGACCGCGGGCGATTCGGCCGAAAGCGGCACCGCCGTCCGCGGCGACCGATTCAGCGGCGGCCCCGCCCGCGCGTTCCTCTCGAGTCTCGCGGCCGACGACGCCATCTTCGCGGCCGACCTCGCGGTCGACCGCGCGCACGTGGTCATGCTCGCGGAGCAGGGGATCGTCGACGACGCGGTCGCGGGCGAGATCCTCGCGGCGCTCGACGACGTGGAGACCGCCGGCCACGGCGCGCTCCCCGACGGCGAGGACGTCCACGAGGCGATCGAGACGGCCGTCATCGACCGGATCGGCCCCGACGGCGGCCGGATGCACACGGCGCGCTCGCGCAACGACGAGGTGGCGACGTGTATCCGCTACCGCCTGCGCGAGGACCTGCTCGCCGCCGCCGAGGCGACGCTGACGCTGCGGGAGGCGCTCCTCGAGGTCGCAGAGGCGCACGCCGAGACCGTGATGCCGGGCTACACCCACCTCCAGCCCGCCCAGCCCACGACGGTCGGCCACTACCTGCTGTCGTACGAGGGCGGGATCGCCCGCGACACGGAGCGCCTGCTCGGCGCGTACGACCGGACCAACCGCTCGCCGCTCGGCGGGGCGGCCTTCGCGGGCACGCCGTTCGACGTCGACCGCGAGCGCACTGCCGCCCTCCTCGGGTTCGACGGGCTCGTCCGCAACTCGATGGACGCCGCCTCCGCCCGCGACTTCCTCGCGGAGGCCGCGACCGCCTGTGCGACGCTGTCGACCACCCTGTCGGGGCTCGCGGAGGACCTGATCCTCTTCTCGAACAAGGGCTTTCTGGAGCTGTCGGACGACTACTCCTCCACGTCGTCGATCATGCCCCAGAAGAAGAACCCCGACACGCTGGAACTGACCCGCGGGGTCGCCGGCGACGCGATCGGCGAGGCGACGGGGACCCTCTCGCTTTTGAAGGGGCTGCCGCGCGCGTACAACCGCGACCTCCAGCGCGCGCACGCGAGCGTCTTCGCGGTCGCCGACGACGTGCGCGAGGCGGCGGAGGTGGCGGCGGGGGCCGTCGCGACCGCCGACTGGGCCGAAGAGACGCTCGCGTCCGCCGCCGGCGACGGCTTCTCGACGGCGACCGGCGTCGCCGACCTGCTCGCGATGGGCGGCATGCCCTTCCGGACGGCCCACGAGATCGTCGCGGCCGCCGCCGAGGGGATCGACGACGCCGACGACCCGGCGACCGCGGCCGCAAAAGTTGACGAGGCCGCACGGGGGATCACGGGCGAGCCCCTCTCGGCGTACGTGAGCCGCGAGGACGTGGAGGCCGCGCTCGACCCGACCGAGAGCGTCGCGAGCCGCGACTCCGCCGGCGGGCCCGCGCCCGACGCGGTCGCCGACGCGCTCGCGGCGAGCGGGATCGAACTCGACGACGACGCCGAGGAGTTGGCGACGCGCCGCGACGCGCTCGCCGACGCGGCGGACCGCTTGGAGACCGAGGTGGCGACGTATGTGTGA
- the lysW gene encoding lysine biosynthesis protein LysW, with the protein MTTDTDPVLAEDPITGEEIELPADVEVGEIIDSPVTGTELEVISLDPVTLEEAPELEEDWGE; encoded by the coding sequence ATGACGACCGATACCGATCCGGTGCTGGCAGAGGACCCGATCACGGGCGAGGAGATCGAGCTTCCGGCCGACGTCGAGGTCGGCGAGATCATCGACAGCCCGGTCACCGGGACCGAGCTGGAGGTCATCTCGCTCGACCCCGTCACGCTGGAGGAGGCTCCCGAGCTCGAGGAGGACTGGGGGGAGTGA
- the lysX gene encoding lysine biosynthesis protein LysX, whose product MRVGILYSRIRRDEKLLLEELRDRGHDVEKIDVRKQRFGLESTTADVADLDIVVDRCLSTSRSLYATKFLDSYGVPVVNSPETGDVCADKAKNSLALAEADVPTPATEVAFTKEAAMEAIEEFGYPCVLKPIVGSWGRLMAKIDTRSAAEAILEHKETLGHYEHKVFYVQEFVDKPGRDIRVVAVDGEPVAAMTRSSEHWLTNAAKGGTTESFDLDDRALELVERASEAVGGGMLGVDLMEVGGEGSGEYTVHEVNHTVEFKALTEASDVDVPARVVDWLETKAEAFAADGGDAGGDSDGDTNAADDSTDADEVVA is encoded by the coding sequence ATGCGCGTAGGGATCCTCTACTCGCGGATCCGCCGCGACGAGAAGTTGCTCCTCGAGGAGCTCCGCGACCGCGGCCACGACGTCGAGAAGATCGACGTGCGCAAACAGCGGTTCGGCCTGGAGTCGACGACGGCGGACGTCGCCGACCTCGACATCGTGGTCGACCGCTGTCTCTCCACCAGCCGCTCTCTGTACGCGACGAAGTTCCTCGACAGCTACGGCGTGCCCGTGGTGAACTCCCCGGAGACCGGTGACGTCTGTGCGGACAAGGCGAAGAACTCGCTGGCGCTCGCGGAGGCGGACGTTCCCACGCCCGCGACGGAGGTCGCGTTCACGAAGGAGGCCGCGATGGAGGCCATCGAGGAGTTCGGCTACCCCTGCGTGCTCAAACCCATCGTCGGCTCGTGGGGACGGCTGATGGCGAAGATCGACACCCGCAGCGCCGCCGAGGCCATCCTCGAGCACAAGGAGACGCTCGGCCACTACGAGCACAAGGTGTTCTACGTCCAGGAGTTCGTCGACAAGCCCGGTCGCGACATCCGGGTGGTGGCGGTCGACGGCGAGCCGGTCGCCGCGATGACGCGCTCGTCGGAACACTGGCTCACGAACGCCGCGAAGGGCGGGACGACGGAGTCGTTCGACCTCGACGACCGGGCGCTCGAACTCGTCGAGCGCGCCTCGGAGGCGGTCGGCGGCGGGATGCTCGGCGTCGACCTGATGGAGGTCGGCGGCGAGGGCTCCGGCGAGTACACCGTCCACGAGGTGAACCACACGGTCGAGTTCAAGGCGCTCACCGAGGCGAGCGACGTCGACGTCCCCGCGCGGGTCGTCGACTGGCTGGAGACGAAAGCCGAGGCGTTCGCGGCCGACGGCGGCGATGCGGGCGGCGACTCGGACGGCGACACGAACGCCGCCGACGACTCGACCGACGCGGACGAGGTCGTCGCATGA
- the argC gene encoding N-acetyl-gamma-glutamyl-phosphate reductase, with the protein MSGTGSGTDAAAEADAEATAETETAAETYTASVVGGTGFTGGELLRLLAGHPNFDVVQATSRSADNMTVGRSHPNLRDLDLRFSSPDDLESVDVLFSATPHGVSMGRVDEYFEVADTVVDLSADFRLPEAAMYDEWYDGHESPEYLERAEYALPELNRENLPGADLIAGGGCNATATILGLKPLVDAGVLGPDDGEVVVDVKVGSSEGGAGGGAASSHPERSGVVRPYAPTGHRHEAEIEAYLGLSVSFTVHAVDMVRGASATCHVFPDEPVSKGDLWKGYRGAYADEPFMRVVSGGGGVYRYPEPKSVAGTNHGEVGFELDPGNRRVVVFSAIDNMTKGSAGQAVHAANVALGLPETAGLEFGGLHPVGSP; encoded by the coding sequence ATGAGCGGCACGGGATCGGGGACGGACGCCGCCGCCGAGGCGGACGCGGAAGCGACGGCCGAGACGGAGACCGCGGCCGAGACCTACACCGCGAGCGTCGTCGGCGGCACCGGCTTCACCGGCGGCGAGCTGTTGCGCCTGCTCGCCGGCCACCCGAACTTCGACGTCGTCCAGGCCACCTCGCGGTCGGCCGACAACATGACCGTCGGTCGCTCGCACCCGAACCTCCGTGACCTCGACCTCCGGTTTTCTTCCCCCGACGACCTCGAGTCCGTCGACGTGCTGTTCTCGGCGACGCCGCACGGCGTCTCGATGGGCCGGGTCGACGAGTACTTCGAGGTCGCGGACACGGTCGTCGACCTCTCCGCGGACTTCCGGCTGCCGGAAGCGGCCATGTACGACGAGTGGTACGACGGCCACGAGTCGCCGGAGTACTTAGAGCGCGCGGAGTACGCGCTCCCCGAACTCAACCGCGAGAACCTCCCCGGCGCGGACCTCATCGCCGGCGGCGGCTGTAACGCGACGGCGACGATCCTCGGGTTGAAGCCGCTCGTCGACGCGGGCGTGCTCGGGCCCGACGACGGCGAGGTCGTCGTCGACGTGAAGGTCGGCTCCTCGGAGGGTGGCGCGGGCGGCGGCGCGGCCTCCTCACACCCCGAGCGCTCGGGCGTCGTGCGGCCGTACGCGCCCACCGGCCACCGCCACGAGGCGGAGATCGAGGCGTACCTCGGCCTCTCCGTCTCCTTCACCGTCCACGCGGTCGACATGGTCCGCGGCGCGTCCGCGACCTGTCACGTCTTCCCCGACGAGCCCGTCTCGAAGGGGGACCTCTGGAAGGGGTACCGCGGCGCGTACGCCGACGAGCCGTTCATGCGGGTCGTCTCCGGCGGGGGCGGCGTCTACCGCTACCCCGAGCCGAAGTCGGTGGCCGGAACGAACCACGGCGAGGTCGGCTTCGAGCTCGACCCCGGCAACCGGCGCGTCGTCGTCTTCTCGGCGATCGACAACATGACCAAGGGCTCCGCCGGCCAGGCGGTCCACGCGGCGAACGTCGCGCTCGGCCTGCCCGAGACCGCCGGCCTGGAGTTCGGGGGACTTCACCCCGTGGGGTCGCCATGA
- a CDS encoding acetylglutamate/acetylaminoadipate kinase: MSGSDAVADGGGDAAGDPPVVVKIGGAKAVDPAGAVGDVADLTAEGREVVVVHGGSTVVDETIERLGMEPEYVESASGVTGRFTDADAMEAFTMAMAGKLNTELTALFREAGVDAVGLSGVDGGLLSGPRKSAVRVLEDGKKKIKRGEHSGRIESVNADLLAGLLADGYTPVVSPPMEGRESDGGVTPVNADADRAAAAVAGALGADLVLLTDVAGVYADPEDPDTLIDSAATPDDLAALESAAEGFMGKKVMAATEALSGGSARVVIADANADDPVLAALGGLGTTIERSALDETDGGGGDADETTDDSDATNDAEDGDAEETEAVDA; encoded by the coding sequence ATGAGCGGCTCCGACGCGGTCGCCGACGGCGGAGGCGACGCCGCCGGCGATCCCCCCGTCGTCGTCAAGATCGGCGGCGCGAAGGCGGTCGACCCCGCCGGCGCGGTCGGCGACGTCGCCGACCTCACCGCGGAGGGCCGCGAGGTCGTCGTCGTCCACGGCGGTTCGACCGTCGTCGACGAGACCATCGAGCGGCTGGGGATGGAGCCCGAGTACGTCGAGTCCGCCTCCGGCGTCACCGGCCGGTTCACCGACGCCGACGCGATGGAGGCGTTCACGATGGCGATGGCGGGCAAGCTCAACACCGAGCTGACCGCGCTGTTCCGCGAGGCGGGGGTCGACGCGGTCGGCCTCTCCGGCGTCGACGGCGGGCTCCTCTCGGGGCCGCGCAAGTCGGCGGTCCGCGTCCTCGAGGACGGCAAGAAGAAGATCAAGCGCGGCGAGCACTCGGGACGGATCGAGTCGGTGAACGCCGACCTGCTCGCCGGCCTGCTCGCCGACGGCTACACCCCCGTCGTCTCGCCCCCGATGGAGGGAAGAGAGAGCGACGGCGGCGTCACGCCCGTCAACGCCGACGCGGACCGCGCCGCGGCCGCGGTGGCCGGCGCGCTCGGCGCGGATCTCGTCCTGCTCACGGACGTGGCCGGCGTCTACGCCGATCCCGAGGACCCCGACACGCTCATCGACTCGGCCGCGACGCCCGACGACCTCGCGGCGCTCGAGTCGGCGGCCGAGGGGTTCATGGGCAAGAAGGTGATGGCGGCGACGGAGGCGCTCTCCGGCGGATCCGCCCGCGTCGTCATCGCGGACGCCAACGCCGACGACCCGGTCCTCGCGGCCCTCGGCGGGTTGGGGACCACGATCGAGCGGTCGGCGCTCGACGAGACGGACGGCGGCGGTGGCGACGCGGATGAGACCACTGATGACTCCGACGCCACTAACGACGCCGAAGACGGCGACGCCGAGGAGACGGAGGCGGTCGACGCATGA
- a CDS encoding aspartate aminotransferase family protein, producing the protein MSGFVFSEKPIEIASGDGVYLTDANGNEYLDFGASYACTPVGHCHPEVVDAATSQLEELLYVQASYPHATRTALYEQLAEVAPGDMDAVWLCNSGTEANEAALKFARHATGREKIVATTQGFHGRTMGALATTWKEKYKQGFEPLAGGVEFVEYGDEAAMREAVDEETAAVILEPLQGEGGINPVPTAYLEAVREATEEAGAAMVLDEIQTGLGRTGSMWAAERHGVVPDVLTTAKGLASGLPVGATLCRDWVAADAGDHGSTFSGGPVVSAAAGATLDVIEREGLADHAADVGSYLREEVEDRLGDDVREVRGEGLMVGIEVKRGSNRLLRDLAIDHGILALPAGRTVLRLLPPLTVEREHADRVVDALEEVIA; encoded by the coding sequence ATGAGCGGCTTCGTCTTCTCGGAGAAGCCGATCGAGATCGCCTCCGGCGACGGGGTGTACCTCACCGACGCGAACGGCAACGAGTACCTCGACTTCGGCGCGAGCTACGCGTGTACCCCGGTGGGCCACTGTCACCCCGAGGTCGTCGACGCCGCGACGAGCCAGCTGGAGGAGCTGTTGTACGTCCAGGCGTCGTACCCGCACGCGACGCGGACGGCGCTGTACGAGCAGTTGGCCGAGGTCGCGCCCGGCGATATGGACGCGGTCTGGCTCTGTAACTCCGGCACCGAGGCCAACGAGGCCGCCCTGAAGTTCGCGCGGCACGCGACGGGCCGCGAGAAGATCGTGGCGACCACCCAGGGCTTTCACGGCCGGACGATGGGCGCGCTCGCGACCACCTGGAAGGAGAAGTACAAGCAGGGATTCGAGCCGCTCGCCGGCGGCGTCGAGTTCGTCGAGTACGGGGACGAGGCGGCGATGCGCGAGGCCGTCGACGAGGAGACGGCGGCCGTGATCCTGGAGCCGCTCCAGGGCGAGGGCGGGATCAACCCCGTCCCGACGGCGTACCTCGAGGCGGTTCGCGAGGCGACCGAGGAGGCCGGGGCCGCGATGGTCCTCGACGAGATCCAGACCGGACTCGGCCGCACGGGCTCGATGTGGGCCGCGGAGCGGCACGGCGTCGTTCCGGACGTGCTCACGACGGCGAAGGGGCTCGCGAGCGGGCTCCCGGTCGGCGCGACGCTGTGTCGCGACTGGGTCGCCGCGGACGCGGGCGATCACGGCTCGACGTTCTCGGGCGGCCCCGTCGTCTCGGCGGCCGCGGGCGCGACCCTCGACGTCATCGAGCGCGAGGGGCTCGCCGACCACGCCGCCGACGTGGGGTCGTACCTCCGCGAGGAGGTCGAGGACCGCCTCGGCGACGACGTGCGCGAGGTCCGCGGCGAGGGACTGATGGTCGGAATCGAGGTGAAGCGCGGCTCGAACCGGCTGCTCCGCGACCTCGCTATCGACCACGGGATCCTCGCGCTGCCGGCGGGCCGCACCGTGTTGCGGCTGCTCCCGCCGCTGACGGTCGAGCGCGAGCACGCGGACCGCGTGGTCGACGCCCTCGAGGAGGTGATCGCGTGA
- a CDS encoding [LysW]-lysine hydrolase, whose protein sequence is MVAGGGYPEACDTPARKLLYDLVSIPSPSGEEAAAAERLVDFFEANGREAWIDEVGNVRAPADDAVLLTSHVDTVPGDIPVEVRPAPEDVDDLGASDVRVGEPGEPVLWGRGSVDATGPLVSMAVAAVETGVSFAGVVGEETGSRGARHLVDDRDAPDAVVNGEPSGWDGITLGYRGFLAGTYVNTSESGHSSRPEPNAIQHAIDWWHGVEEAFTPADPETPVFEQVTTKPVSMDGGLTDDGLAVEAAMDVQVRVPPARTVDEVHELAEAELSTGSVHWKEPIPPVMESPRTDLARAFRVAIRGAGGDVRLLRKTGTSDMNLFAAEWDCPMVTYGPGNSELDHAPDERLPLSELDRATTVLADVCRDRR, encoded by the coding sequence GTGGTCGCCGGCGGCGGCTACCCCGAGGCCTGCGACACGCCGGCCCGGAAGCTGCTGTACGACCTCGTCTCCATTCCCTCGCCGTCCGGCGAGGAGGCGGCGGCGGCCGAGCGGCTCGTCGACTTCTTCGAGGCCAACGGCCGCGAGGCGTGGATCGACGAGGTCGGGAACGTCCGCGCGCCGGCGGACGACGCGGTCCTCCTGACCTCGCACGTCGACACCGTCCCCGGCGACATCCCCGTCGAGGTGCGGCCGGCCCCGGAGGACGTGGACGACCTCGGCGCGAGCGACGTCCGGGTGGGCGAGCCCGGCGAGCCCGTGTTGTGGGGTCGCGGGTCGGTCGACGCGACCGGCCCGCTCGTCTCGATGGCGGTCGCCGCCGTCGAGACCGGCGTCTCCTTCGCGGGCGTCGTCGGCGAGGAGACGGGCTCGCGGGGCGCGCGCCACCTCGTCGACGACCGCGACGCGCCCGACGCGGTGGTGAACGGCGAGCCGTCCGGCTGGGACGGAATTACGCTCGGCTACCGCGGCTTCCTCGCGGGCACGTACGTGAACACGAGCGAGTCGGGCCACTCCTCGCGGCCGGAGCCCAACGCGATCCAGCACGCGATCGACTGGTGGCACGGCGTCGAGGAGGCGTTCACGCCGGCGGACCCGGAGACGCCCGTCTTCGAGCAGGTGACGACGAAGCCCGTCTCGATGGACGGCGGGCTGACCGACGACGGCCTCGCCGTCGAGGCCGCGATGGACGTCCAGGTCCGGGTGCCGCCCGCGCGGACCGTCGACGAGGTCCACGAGCTGGCGGAAGCGGAGCTTTCGACCGGGTCGGTCCACTGGAAGGAGCCGATCCCGCCGGTGATGGAGAGCCCGCGGACCGACCTCGCGCGGGCGTTCCGCGTCGCGATCCGCGGGGCCGGCGGCGACGTGCGCCTGCTCAGGAAGACCGGGACGAGCGACATGAACCTCTTCGCGGCCGAGTGGGACTGCCCGATGGTCACCTACGGTCCCGGCAACTCCGAGCTGGACCACGCGCCCGACGAGCGGCTTCCCCTCTCCGAACTGGACCGGGCGACGACCGTCCTCGCCGACGTCTGTCGCGACCGACGATAG
- the argF gene encoding ornithine carbamoyltransferase, which produces MPLATDDFLDIDDVTPAELDALLDRAAAMKAGETDPRLPDATLGMIFEKPSTRTRISFETGMTRLGGHAMFLGPDDLQLGHGEPLRDTARVLGRYVDAVMARLFDHGDVETLAAHADCPVINGLTDEAHPCQTLADLLTIRESVGEDATVAWIGDGNNVGQSFVVGAAMAGIDVRVATPAEYGMDPAVFERAAAFGADVEPTTDPESVLEGADAVYTDVWVSMGQEDERDEKVAAFDGFQVNADLLAGTDAKVMHCLPAHRGEEITDDVLESARALVWEQAENRMHAQNALLVELLEDEVEPGS; this is translated from the coding sequence ATGCCACTCGCAACCGACGACTTCCTCGACATCGACGACGTGACGCCGGCCGAACTGGACGCCCTGCTCGACCGCGCGGCCGCGATGAAGGCCGGCGAGACCGATCCGCGACTCCCGGACGCGACGCTCGGGATGATCTTCGAGAAGCCCTCGACGCGGACGCGGATCTCCTTCGAGACGGGGATGACGCGGCTCGGCGGCCACGCCATGTTCCTCGGGCCGGACGACCTCCAGCTCGGCCACGGCGAGCCGCTGCGCGACACCGCGCGGGTGCTCGGGCGGTACGTCGACGCCGTGATGGCGCGGCTGTTCGACCACGGCGACGTCGAGACGCTCGCCGCACACGCCGACTGCCCCGTGATCAACGGGCTCACCGACGAGGCACACCCCTGTCAGACGCTCGCGGATCTCCTCACGATCCGGGAGTCGGTCGGCGAGGACGCCACCGTCGCGTGGATCGGGGACGGCAACAACGTCGGGCAGTCGTTCGTCGTCGGCGCGGCGATGGCGGGCATCGACGTGCGGGTGGCGACGCCCGCCGAGTACGGGATGGACCCCGCCGTCTTCGAGCGGGCGGCCGCCTTCGGCGCGGACGTGGAGCCGACCACCGATCCCGAGAGCGTTCTCGAGGGTGCCGACGCGGTCTACACCGACGTCTGGGTGTCGATGGGGCAGGAGGACGAGCGCGACGAGAAGGTCGCCGCCTTCGACGGGTTCCAGGTGAACGCCGACCTCCTCGCCGGGACGGACGCGAAGGTGATGCACTGTCTCCCCGCCCACCGCGGCGAGGAGATCACGGACGACGTGCTCGAGTCCGCCCGCGCGCTCGTGTGGGAGCAGGCGGAGAACCGGATGCACGCGCAGAACGCGCTGCTCGTCGAACTGCTCGAGGACGAGGTCGAACCCGGATCGTAA